From Kitasatospora sp. MAP12-44:
GTCATCCGCCCCTCAGCCGCGACGGCGCTTGCGGGCCGAGGCGACCAGCAGCACCACGCCCGCGCCGACCAGCGCGGCCGGCACGATCCGCTCCTTGCGCGGCCGGCCCTTCTCGTCCACGAACTGGGCCTTCAGCTGCTCAGCGCTCTGGCTGGCCCGGACGTACACCCGGCCGACCTTCTGCTCCACCGAGGCCAGCGCCCTGGCGCGCACCTGCGCGGTGATCGTGCTCGGATGCACCCGCACCGCGAGCTCGTCCAGGGTCACCGCCAGCTGGGTCCGGGTCCGGGCGATGTCCGCCTCGATCTGGGCGGTGGTTCGCACCGCCTTGTCCTTCGTCTTCCCCTCGCCCACCAGGGCCACCTCACTCAGCTCGCGTAGCAGTCTGCTCCGGCCCAGTTTGTCAGCTCCACCGCCGCAGCGCGCAGTCCCACCCACCATCAGAGGTAGGTTTGCGACGGCACGACCCGTCAGTCCAGCACGAGGAGAGATCCAGCGTGAGTGAACGCCTCCAGGCCGGGGACACCGCCCCCGCCTTCACCCTGCCCGACGCCGACGGCACCCCGGTGTCACTGGCCGACCACCTCGGCCGCAAGGTGATCGTCTACTTCTACCCCGCCGCGCTGACCCCGGGCTGCACCACCCAGGCCTGCGACTTCACCGACAACCTGGCGGTCTTCGCCGGCGCCGGCTACGACGTCATCGGGATCTCCCCGGACAAGCCCGAGAAGCTCGGCAAGTTCCGCGAGGCCGAGGACCTCAAGGTCACCCTGCTCTCCGACCAGGACAAGTCGGTCCTCACGGCGTACGGCGCCTACGGCGAGAAGAGCCTCTACGGCAAGACCGTGGTCGGCGTGATCCGCTCC
This genomic window contains:
- the bcp gene encoding thioredoxin-dependent thiol peroxidase, with the protein product MSERLQAGDTAPAFTLPDADGTPVSLADHLGRKVIVYFYPAALTPGCTTQACDFTDNLAVFAGAGYDVIGISPDKPEKLGKFREAEDLKVTLLSDQDKSVLTAYGAYGEKSLYGKTVVGVIRSTVVVDETGKVERALYNVKATGHVAKLLRDLKVDAG
- a CDS encoding DUF3618 domain-containing protein; the encoded protein is MRTTAQIEADIARTRTQLAVTLDELAVRVHPSTITAQVRARALASVEQKVGRVYVRASQSAEQLKAQFVDEKGRPRKERIVPAALVGAGVVLLVASARKRRRG